A segment of the Candidatus Pelagisphaera phototrophica genome:
CCACCCACATGGGGACTCAAGCATCTATTCTGCTATGGTGGGGATGGGCCAGCGGAATCTCTTAATTGATACACAAGGGAATTGGGGTAACACGCTAACGGGCGATGGAGCGGCCGCTGCCCGGTACATCGAAGCACGCCTCTCGCCCTTCGCGAGAGAAGTTGTCTTCAATCCCAAGACGACCGTTTGGCAAGCATCCTACGATGGGCGCAATAAGGAGCCCGTAAACTTGCCGGTCAAATTTCCCCTCCTTCTCGCCGAAGGATGCGAAGGCATTGCTGTCGGTCTAGCCTGCAAAATCCTGCCACATAATTTCATCGAAATTCTCGAAGCTTCCATCGCCTATCTCCAGAAAGAGGAATTCGAACTGTACCCGGATTTCGCTACCGGCGGAGTTATGGATGCGTCGAATTACAATGACGGAGTTCGTGGAGGCAGAATTCTGGTTAGGGCAGTCTTCGATATTCGGAGCAAATACCAGATCGCAATCACCGAGATTCCCTCCGGAGTCACAACATCATCGCTCATCGACTCGATTCTCTTAGCCAACAGCAAAGGGAAGGTGAAAATCAAGAAAATCGAAGACAACACCTCTGAAAACGCCGAGATTGTCATTACCCTTCCCACTGGTGCCGATGCGACCGCAACGATTGACGCCCTTTACGTGTTCTCTGACTGCCAAGTTTCAGTTTCGCCAAACTCATGTTCCATCGCGAATGACCAGCCCACATTCATCGGTGTCAGTGAAATCCTTAGGCAGTCAACTGATAGAATTAGAGGACTCCTTAAAAAGGAACTCGAGATCAAGCTAAGAGAACTCGAGGAGAAATGGCATTTCGATTCTCTCGAGCGTATTTTTATAGAGGAGCGAATCTACCGACGTATTGAAGAATGTGAGACCTGGGAGTCCGTTATCGAAGAGATTCACCTCGGCTTAGAGCCTTTCAAAAAGCTGCTTAAACGAGAGGTGACCGACGACGACGTTGCCCGTTTAACGGAAATTCGAATCAAGCGCATCTCGAAGTACAATTCGTTCAAGGCCAACGAAGTCATCAAAACGACGGAAAAGGAAATTCGAGCAACCAAGCGGTCCCTACGCAAACTCACTGAGTTCACTATTTCCTATCTTCAAGGACTCATCGACAAGTATGGCAAAGGGCGTGAGCGCCGCACGCGTATCGACAGCTTTGTCACAATCAAGGCCACAGAAGTGGCGCTTCCAACCGAGAAGCTCTACGTCAATCGGGAAGACGGCTTTATCGGAACTGGTCTCAAGAGAGATGAGTTCGTGGAAGAGTGCACTCAACTCGACAACATTATTTGCTTTTGTGGAGATGGCACTTTCCGCGTCTCACGGGTGGCCGAAAAAGTCTACATGGGACAAGACATTATCCATGTCGCCGTTTGGAGAAAAGGTGACGAAGAGACGATCTACGACATGGTCTATCGAGATGGATCTAGGGGTGATTCCTACGTGAAGCGATTCATGGTCAGCGGTGTCACCCGAGATAAAGTCTATGATTTGACCAAGGGGAACAAAGGATCGAAAGTCCACTATTTCAGAGCTAATTTGGATGGCGCCACGCGTCCGATCATCGTTCGACTTACGCAAACATCAAAAGCGCGTACTAAGGAATTCGAATACGATTTTGGAGAGCTTGCGATCAAAGGTCGCGGATCAAACGGGAATCGGCTGACCAAGTACGCGATCAAGTCAGTTCGCTCCCTTTTCGATACCGAAATGAAGCGTCGCTAGCGCGTTTATTGCTAACTCTCGCGGGACACAGCTATCCCTCGCTCTAACCC
Coding sequences within it:
- a CDS encoding DNA gyrase/topoisomerase IV subunit A, with protein sequence MSPRKKNKGNQQESFDFEESEGENVPDKENLGEAGDGKAPLAQSYQNWFLEYASYVILDRAVPALEDGLKPVQRRILHALKELDDGRYNKVANVIGHSMRYHPHGDSSIYSAMVGMGQRNLLIDTQGNWGNTLTGDGAAAARYIEARLSPFAREVVFNPKTTVWQASYDGRNKEPVNLPVKFPLLLAEGCEGIAVGLACKILPHNFIEILEASIAYLQKEEFELYPDFATGGVMDASNYNDGVRGGRILVRAVFDIRSKYQIAITEIPSGVTTSSLIDSILLANSKGKVKIKKIEDNTSENAEIVITLPTGADATATIDALYVFSDCQVSVSPNSCSIANDQPTFIGVSEILRQSTDRIRGLLKKELEIKLRELEEKWHFDSLERIFIEERIYRRIEECETWESVIEEIHLGLEPFKKLLKREVTDDDVARLTEIRIKRISKYNSFKANEVIKTTEKEIRATKRSLRKLTEFTISYLQGLIDKYGKGRERRTRIDSFVTIKATEVALPTEKLYVNREDGFIGTGLKRDEFVEECTQLDNIICFCGDGTFRVSRVAEKVYMGQDIIHVAVWRKGDEETIYDMVYRDGSRGDSYVKRFMVSGVTRDKVYDLTKGNKGSKVHYFRANLDGATRPIIVRLTQTSKARTKEFEYDFGELAIKGRGSNGNRLTKYAIKSVRSLFDTEMKRR